DNA sequence from the Salvelinus alpinus chromosome 7, SLU_Salpinus.1, whole genome shotgun sequence genome:
GGTCATTAACATTAGACCTCCCCTCTGAGGAGGGTCATTAACATTAGACCTCTCCTCTGAAGAGGGTCATTAACATTAGACCTCCCCTCTGAGGAGGGTCATTAACATTAGACCTCTCCTCTGAAGAGGGTCATTAACATTAGACCTCTCCTCTGAAGAGAATCATTAACATTAGACCTCCCCTTTTAAGATAGTCATTAACATTaggcctctcctcccctcatggtGGCAACATCATCATTAAGATAGCCTGTAAGCAATGATATGTATTCACTTGGATGCAAATTAATATTTAATATGTGCCAGTTCGCAAACTAATACTGTGATGACTGTAGCAGTTTGTCTTCTGATAAGGAATCCTACTGATTGTAGCCTTGAGGTACGTGCACTAAGGAGTAATATAATTAAATAAACATAATTCTGACCCGGGTAAAAGATACCTGCAAGCATCAGGCTGTGTATTCCTAAACATCTAACCAAGGTTGGTGTCTTcagatcaaaaaaaaaaaaaggggacTGAAATGAcaacctccctcccttcccagacATGGGCATTTAACGTCTGTCCCCACCACctattctgttcttctgtgtGGGATATAAATAGACATATATTTAGCATATCAAAGGGGAGTctacagaaagagaggaagaagaaaAATACAACCCCCTGTACTCCAAGAGCAAATACTGTCCCTCTGCTAATCACAACACTGTCTGACGCATCCTAGCTCTACCTGTGTAGAGAATTACCTTAGCACACTGCCCCCAAGGCTATGCTGCTGTTATTTCATAGCCTGTTGAAGAGAAAAGATATTAACAAATGATTCTGCAACAACAGACTACATGGCATGCCTCAACCGTTTTCCACAGTACAAAATGGGAGACTTTGAGAGTGTGATGGTAAATAAATATCAACATTTAGGCTACTGCCACACTGCTTGACAGTATAGAATATTCACATGAGGCTCTTTCTGAAGTAGCCTACTAATGCACTTGCATTACGTAACCTATAGCTGATGTAACTGGGTCCATAGGCTATACAGACAACCCAGTCGTTCGGCTTCATGTGATGCCATGTAACCTTATAAACAAATTTTTTTTTGAGAATAATTGCATCCTAGCCTACAATACAGTCAACATTCAGGAGTGCATACTATACTGTAACCTATAGGTACCAAGACAATAAAGTAGGTAAAATGTTCAGCCAGATGAGGGCGCTACCTTTGATTTCTGCATGTGTGAGAAACCTCTgcagggagaatctcaattgtatACTGTACTCCTCaagtcctctctcctcgcctcatTCTCAAAACCCTTtggaggaggtcagaggggaggcctctgactttctcatccaatggattttgaggaggcgaggagagaggacgcaagGATTATGCAATTAGGATTCTCATTGAGATTCTCCCAATGTCACACTGCCCATAACGTCAGTTCACTGGCGCACCCATGTATCCTCATGTCAAAACTGAACGGGCAGGGAAAATAGGATACATTCATATTACAATAGCCTACTTTTACTGTCACTGTCATTCAGACTTGACCTATAATTGATTAAGCCTGTATCTTGTTCTCCACATAGTCTAAAAAAATAAGCTTGTAGTGTTTTGTCACTCTGCCATTAAAACGTTGTTCACTTGGAGAGCTCTTTGCGTTTCACACATTTGGAGCTATTGTCTCTCAAGTATGAATATTATTTGAACAAACAGGTGAAGTCTAGGCTAAAATTGAGTGGTTTCTATTATTGACTTCACATGAGGGAGCATCCACCTGTTGTCTGAAAACTAAAGTGATGCTGAATTCCAGTTGGGCTGCATTTCCACAAGCAGACaaattcagatatttttttcaCATTAGATCTTTTCACATAAGATAtatttcagagctgatctgattggttaaAGACCAACTAGTGACCCCAAAAAATATCAGAAATGGGCTTTTTACACAACAAACACAATTAAAATATTCTGCCGTTATTGgtaaaagagctgatctgatgggtcaaaagaccaataattgggagaaaaaaaatcggaattaggctgcctgtgtaaatgcagccataaTGTCTAACATAAAAACGCTATCCAAGTAGCCTCCTCAAAAACAATATGAGCGGCAGTGTCTGTTTATTCTACTTCCCTCAGCAATGTTTGCCTTGCTTTGACTGCAGTCCACGTTGAATAATAGTCCACATTAGAATGCCGCTCACGTTCTCTGTCGTTTTAAACACTCCAATCATAAAATATAATGCAGGCGCCGACCCCTCTTGAACTGTCAGGTAAGCGACTTCATCCTCAAACGAAGTCTACCGTATGATCTCGATCCAATAGGCTATAGCACAATGCGTGATGCATAACCATTTCTGTTGATCATCATAACGACAAGAAACAATTCCAAGTCTGTTAAATTAACCTACTACTAAAATCATTCATGTCAAGGTCTGAAGTTTTCCGTTTGGTATACGagaccccctcccctcctctctctctctctctctctactatctctctctctgtctccctctttttcttcacccctcccctcctccccctttctctctgcgCCCTCTTCTCCCGCTAGTCGTGTGGGAAGCTCTATGCAGCTGTAAAGCAGCATACTTATGAGACAGGCAGGAATAGTTGCTATTACGAGACACACTCCCTCCTTCCTGCGTATCCGGATCCCTGGTGACTGTTTTAACAGTAGTTTATTTGAACGCAGTTTCTTGCTTTTGTTGGAAGATGGAGAGCGGCATCTCCTGCTTGCCCGCATCTGACTAAACTGAATTATTCATTTTCCGCGTCAGTTAGTCGCCGTTCTCATTTTTCTGAATATCACAGTGTGGTGTTTTTttccctctccttttcttttcCTTGGAGTAGAGAGGCTCAGCCTCAGATGTCACACTGACAGCCCTGTAAAATGCATGATTTGAAAAGAGACGCTTAGCAAGCAATTTCAGATTTTTGGAGGTGAGTAAACCCGCGCAGGATTGTTTAGGTTTATCGGGTGCTGCTGCTTCATTTTTTTCTGCCTGAACGGCTCAGTCCAACTTCAGCGAGCCATATACATAGGCTCAGCATCTCTATGGACTAGGTGTTCCAGCAGCACCATTCGTTTCATTTTCCTCTATCGTGAACTGGAGAGAAGTTGTTTCGCAGTCACTTCAGCTGCTCGCCTTTTGTCCCTGCTTTCTTAATAACGCTGAGGTGGGCACAGTGTCTTTAGTTCATTGCGAACTGAAATGCTTCATGGAGATACAACAACATCGGGAACCCTACgagataaatatattttttaacaagtGGAGCCTGTCAAGAAGAGACGCATAGGCTGAAATCTGAGCGATAGCCTACCTACGTCTGAATGGGAGCACCGCGTCTCAATGCACTGCCAATGTCCGTCTCTCAAGAAACCACATTTGCAAACGCTTACGGTAAGTCCTCTGTTATTTGGTTGAAAAGCTTTAATATCCATTCTGTAGCCTACATTGTTCATATGTTTAATTATAATATGGGTTGATCCGCCTGGGGCACAGGCTTCATGGGATGTTTTAGCCCACAATATGTCAGCATAGGATGCAGTAGCATATACATTTTCCACTCTTTTTGTTATATGCCCACAAAATTGACGCACTACTGTAATATATAATGGTGATTTCAATGATGTTTTGTAACATTATGGATCAGAAGGAGATTATGGTTTTAAGGCTTCTATTATTAGACTCTTATTATTTGTCTATCATTAttatggttattattattattaatattattattattattaatacaaTTTTTTAGGTTAAAATGGTACTTGATGGCTGTATTGCTATAGAGAAATGGGTTGATTTGCGTACATTAAATTAGCCTGGTGTGTAGACAAAGCATTACTAACATCAGCAGTAGGCATATACTAACTAACCATTACTAACATCAGCAGTAGGGCATATACTATCTAACCATTAATGAAGTACTGTCTGTATGTATAGTACCAGTTTGTGTtttgattgtttgtttgtttgtttttcctcTCAAAGGTTACTAAATGGTTTTCTGGGGGATTTATAAAAGGCAAAATGCTGCTTCTAGTTCTGTTGGCCTTTTTCGTATCGAGTACGTTTTCTGACTTGGATTCTGACCTCTCAGCGGAGACCTGCAGCGCCTGTTCATGCATGTCCATCGAGAACGTCCTATATGTGAACTGTGAGAAAATAACTGTGTACAGACCTACCCAGCTGCTGCCCCCGGTCTCTAGCCTCTAtcatttgaatttccaaaataaccTATTGATCGTCCTTTACCCCAATTCCTTTCTCAATTTCACACACGCAGTCTCTCTTCAACTGGGAAACAACAAACTACAGAACATCGAGGGAGGGGCCTTTTATGGCCTTAGTTCATTGAAACAGCTGCATTTAAATAACAATGAATTAAAAGTCCTCCGAGCTGACACTTTCTATGGGATCGAAAACTTGGAATACCTCCAGGCTGACTACAATTTGATCAAGTATATTGAAAAAGGATCTTTCAACAAATTGCATAGGTTGAAAGTTCTCATTCTGAATGACAATCTAGTCCAGATCCTTCCTGATAACATTTTTCGCTTTGCCTCCCTTACACATTTGGATATAAGAGGAAACAGGATCCAGAAGCTACCATATCTGGGAGTTTTGGAACACATTGGACGTATAGTGGAATTGCAGCTTGATGACAACCCATGGAATTGCACATGTGATTTGTTACCCTTGAAAGCTTGGTTGGAGAACATGCCCTATAACATTTTTATTGGGGAGGCTATATGTGAAACCCCTAGTGACCTGTATGGACGCCTGTtgaaagaaacaaacaaacaggaACTGTGTCCCATGGGAACAGGTAGTGACTTTGATGTAAGGATGCCCCCTTCACAGCCAGAAAATGGCCGAACAACATCCGACAAGGCCCCCACTACGATACCGCCCATAGCCACCAAAGCTCCCAAAACAACAAACCCATCAAAGATTTATGGTAACGGGATTGTTGGTTTGCCCGgtttgaataaaaatattccaattATGTCCTATCAAACAAgaaccccacctctctcctgcccACAGCCTTGCACCTGCAAAGCTCACCCCTCAGACTTTGGCATCAGTGTGAGTTGCCAAGAGAGAAGTATAAACAATCTAGCAGATATCATTCCCAAGCCACCAAATGCCAAGAAGCTCCACCTGAGTGGAAATTATATCAGAGATATCAGCCCAGTTGATTTCCAAGGCTTTGAGGGTTTAGATTTATTACATTTGGGTAGCAATCAAATAGTCACAGTTCAAAAAGGGGTCTTTGCCAATCTGACCAACCTGCGTAGGCTTTATCTCAATGGGAACCAACTAGAGCAGCTGCATCCTGAGATGTTCCTTGGGCTCAGTAACCTCCAATACTTGTATCTGGAATATAATGCCATACAAGAGGTGTTAGCAGGGACATTTGACTCCATGCCAAATCTGCAGTTGTTGTATCTGAACAATAATGTGCTAAGGAGCCTCCCTGCCTATATCTTTGCTGGTGTTTCCCTGGCTAGGCTAAATCTTAAGAACAACCATTTCATGATTCTGCCTGTGAGTGGTGTTTTAGACCAGCTGAGGTCTCTCACGCAAATTGATCTGGAAGGCAATCCCTGGGAATGCTCCTGTGATTTAGTGGCTCTGAAACTGTGGCTGGAGAAGCTAAATG
Encoded proteins:
- the LOC139581506 gene encoding SLIT and NTRK-like protein 4 codes for the protein MHCQCPSLKKPHLQTLTVTKWFSGGFIKGKMLLLVLLAFFVSSTFSDLDSDLSAETCSACSCMSIENVLYVNCEKITVYRPTQLLPPVSSLYHLNFQNNLLIVLYPNSFLNFTHAVSLQLGNNKLQNIEGGAFYGLSSLKQLHLNNNELKVLRADTFYGIENLEYLQADYNLIKYIEKGSFNKLHRLKVLILNDNLVQILPDNIFRFASLTHLDIRGNRIQKLPYLGVLEHIGRIVELQLDDNPWNCTCDLLPLKAWLENMPYNIFIGEAICETPSDLYGRLLKETNKQELCPMGTGSDFDVRMPPSQPENGRTTSDKAPTTIPPIATKAPKTTNPSKIYGNGIVGLPGLNKNIPIMSYQTRTPPLSCPQPCTCKAHPSDFGISVSCQERSINNLADIIPKPPNAKKLHLSGNYIRDISPVDFQGFEGLDLLHLGSNQIVTVQKGVFANLTNLRRLYLNGNQLEQLHPEMFLGLSNLQYLYLEYNAIQEVLAGTFDSMPNLQLLYLNNNVLRSLPAYIFAGVSLARLNLKNNHFMILPVSGVLDQLRSLTQIDLEGNPWECSCDLVALKLWLEKLNDGVAAKEVKCASPVQFSNIELRLLKNEILCPKLIARPPFILTSTTPVVTSMSPAGVGKAPPGGPVPLSIMILSVLVVLIITVFVAFCLLVFVLRRNKKPAGRQEGMGNQECGSMQLTLRRHNKSNKKDDLGGETFIPHTIQHMNKSHTCGIRDSESGFKFADSQRQKIILLNSADQDKDSLSSLDPRNKRLSTIDELDEFLPRESNMFIQNFLDSKRGDFSSIGGSGFQIRYPEKPQDKKMKKSLIGGNHSKIVVEQRKSEYYELKTKLQGTPDYLQVLEEQTQMSQM